A part of Loxodonta africana isolate mLoxAfr1 chromosome 11, mLoxAfr1.hap2, whole genome shotgun sequence genomic DNA contains:
- the SPACA6 gene encoding sperm acrosome membrane-associated protein 6 produces the protein MALLAPVSIVPSALVALVGIMAPAWACLLCFTTYSERLRICQIFVGMEEPALEKCENAFTAAFKGLSNTEINYDERGRLHDIFTQMAHSLQETAAAQKSYEEVFHAAAEAMKKDIAQLKEAPDCIPPCGLQEVSRRFRCRGCYSTLCDLPLDCPVQDMKVIRGDQAMFSCDVNFELPKQITYSWKFVGGGLRTQDQTYFRELAGARGNVARIRPAQPQHRGTFSCEILHEQRPLARLYFFLNVTGPPPRGETELQVSFREVLRWAPREMEMVEPWRPSLGELLATPGALTPSNQCLLAAAVAFLSASLVLLGW, from the exons ATGGCCCTGCTGGCCCCTGTGAGCATTGTCCCATCTGCGCTAGTGGCCCTGGTGGGCATCATGGCCCCTGCCTGGGCCTGCCTCCTCTGCTTCACGACCTACTCTGAGCGCCTTCGCATTTGCCAGATCTTCGTTGGGATGGAGGAACCAGCGCTCGAGAAGTGTGAGAACGCATTCACGGCTGCCTTCAAGGGCCTCAGCAACACAGAGATCA ACTATGATGAGAGAGGCCGCCTGCATGACATCTTTACCCAGATGGCCCACTCCCTCCAGGAGACGGCTGCAGCCCAGA AGTCTTATGAGGAGGTTTTCCATGCTGCTGCCGAGGCCATGAAGAAGGACATAGCACAGCTTAAAGAAG CCCCGGACTGCATCCCTCCCTGCG GGCTCCAGGAGGTCTCACGGCGCTTCCGCTGTCGCGGGTGTTACTCTACACTCTGCGACCTTCCTCTGGACTGCCCAG TTCAGGACATGAAGGTGATTCGGGGTGATCAGGCTATGTTCTCTTGCGACGTCAACTTCGAGCTTCCTAAGCAGATCACCTATTCCTGGAAGTTCGTAGGAGGAGGT CTCCGGACTCAGGACCAGACCTACTTCCGAGAGCTGGCGGGGGCCCGAGGGAACGTGGCGCGGATCCGACCGGCGCAGCCGCAGCACCGCGGGACGTTCTCTTGCGAGATCCTGCACGAACAGCGCCCCCTTGCGCGGCTCTACTTCTTTCTTAATG TGACGGGCCCGCCCCCACGCGGGGAGACCGAGCTTCAGGTCTCCTTTCGGGAAGTGCTGCGCTGGGCTCCGCGCGAGATGGAGATGGTCGAGCCCTGGAGGCCGAGCCTGGGCGAGCTGCTGGCCACCCCCGGGGCTCTGACGCCGAGCAATCAGTGCCTGCTCGCGGCCGCCGTGGCCTTCCTGTCAGCGAGTCTGGTCCTGCTCGGGTGGTGA